From one Lycium barbarum isolate Lr01 chromosome 6, ASM1917538v2, whole genome shotgun sequence genomic stretch:
- the LOC132600146 gene encoding uncharacterized protein LOC132600146 codes for MERLDSIVHYWLVGHPIISQFEFKHGKTFGSTWLFPIVSMFIYLSLTILSLRFPSLLPTVSATILRLITATHSLILCILSFIMAVGCGLSVLHQMAAHVHDWTWVICFNRLNYENTLPRGPIFFWGYVFYLSKILEFVDTLLILLSKSRSRRLTFLHVYHHALVPLLCYVSVGTGQSMLHAGVITNASVHVLMYAYYFLSAIGKRPRWKKLVTDVQIGQFMFFFVCLGALMYYHLTSQFGCSGTGIWFFTFSFNVSLLALFLNFHFKTYAKNAKKNHEEIKLDKQT; via the coding sequence ATGGAACGTCTTGACTCCATAGTCCACTATTGGCTAGTTGGCCACCCAATTATCAGTCAATTTGAGTTTAAGCATGGAAAAACTTTTGGTTCCACCTGGTTATTTCCCATAGTGTCAATGTTCATTTACTTGTCTCTCACTATACTATCTCTCCGTTTCCCATCACTACTTCCCACCGTTTCCGCCACCATCCTCCGCCTCATCACCGCCACCCACAGCCTCATCCTCTGTATCCTATCGTTTATAATGGCCGTGGGGTGCGGCCTCTCAGTCCTCCACCAGATGGCAGCCCACGTCCACGACTGGACTTGGGTCATCTGTTTTAACAGATTAAATTATGAAAATACCCTTCCTCGAGGACCGATCTTCTTTTGGGGCTACGTTTTCTACCTTTCTAAGATTCTTGAATTCGTAGACACCCTTTTGATCCTACTTAGTAAATCACGGTCTCGACGACTCACGTTCCTCCACGTGTACCACCATGCATTGGTGCCACTTTTGTGTTATGTCAGTGTTGGAACTGGCCAGTCCATGTTGCATGCTGGGGTGATCACTAATGCTTCGGTTCATGTGCTAATGTACGCTTATTATTTCCTCTCTGCTATTGGAAAAAGGCCAAGGTGGAAGAAATTGGTGACTGACGTACAAATTGGGCAGTTCATGTTTTTCTTTGTGTGTTTGGGCGCACTGATGTATTATCACTTGACTAGTCAGTTTGGTTGCTCTGGGACAGGGATTTGGTTCTTCACTTTCAGTTTTAATGTCTCACTTTTAGCACTTTTTCTCAACTTTCACTTCAAGACCTATGCCAAGAACGCCAAGAAAAACCATGAAGAGATCAAGCTGGATAAACAGACATAA